The Rhinolophus sinicus isolate RSC01 linkage group LG15, ASM3656204v1, whole genome shotgun sequence region TCCTCTGGGGTGAGAGGGCAGGATGAGCCGCAGGCGGTGCAGGGGTGAGCACACAGCTCCCAGATGGTGCAGGGGTGAGCACACGGCCCCCAGGTGGTGCAGGGGGTGACAGAGCCCCTCCAGATGTTCCAGGATAACTGagtccctccctgccctcctcagACACCCTGGCACTCTCTTCAGTTCTGCCTGTTACTTGTTACTCCTGCTCCCCAtccccttcctgctctcccttcttttctcccaaTACTTAAGGGTATTATTCCATGTCTTCTTGAATTCACGGCTATATCTGAGAAGTCTGATGTCACCTGAGTTTTAGGGTTTCCTCTGCTTTTGAGGCACGTGTCCCTGGGATGTCTAGACATGGGGCTCTGTCCCTCTCCTGGCTGTCCTCCACAATTCCTTTAATGACAGTGCCCTCCCAGCACCACCCCGGGAACGCCATCCTTACCCTCTGTCTCAGGCCTCTGGCGGCTGCCAGTTCCTTCTGTTCCCTGTGCCTCTCAGGGTcccttctgcctcctccttctGGAGGAATTCCTCTCTTCCTGCTCACTCCGCCTACTAAGTCTTGGGTGAGCGGCGATAGTTTCATCCCTAACCTGCGCACGTGGATGTTTTGCTGACTCCTTTTTCCTGCTGCCTGTCTCTGAGGATGTTGGTTACTCTGGTCCAGGTGGCCATCGCCTCCTGCTGGGGCCGCCCTGCCCAGGACTGTAGGTGTCACACCACAAACCTGGAGGGGCCCAGGTCTGGCTGAGAAGAGAACACCAGACTCGGAAAGGGCAGAAGAGAGGCAATTTATTCTCGGCAAGCCTGGGTTGGGGGCCTCTCCCCGCCCTCTGCCAGGCTCCCCGCTGTCCTGGACCCAAGTCTGTCCAGCAGAGAAGCCCCTCCCACCATGTGCAAGATACGGAGGCATTTTCCCTGGTGACTCCAAGGTGCCAGGGCAGCTGAGCAGGGTGAGCAGGGCAGCCTTGAAGGTGGGAGGCAGGCACGGAAGGCTTCCTGTAGGAGGTGCCAGGAGCCACGCCAGGCCCACTCCTGGTCAGAGGGAGGCCTGGGGCCTCACTGATAGTGGTTGGGCGTGGACATGGTGTTGTGACGGCTACAGGACATATCCTCGTACACCACACTCACCGAGCTCTTATCCTTCACACAGCAGAGTTTCTTGATCTGAAACATAAAGCCTGTCTTTCTCAACGGGGGGCCAGCTGGCTCAGGGCCCCCTCGTTTTTCAAGGTACACCCTCTCAGCAAGCTGGGCCTGCATGAAGCCAATTCACGAAGGGCCTCCCAGCCCCCCAGGTCTCCTGAGTTGCCCTAggcctactgtgtttccctgaaaataagacctagccagaccaacagctctaatgtgtcttttggagcaaaaattaatataagacccagtgttattttaacataagaccggggctaatataatatagtagaatagaatagaatagaatagaatagaatagaatagaatagaatagaatagaataccaggtcttatataatgtaatataatataatacgatataagaccgggtataacataatatctggtcttatattaatttttgctccaaaagatgcattagcgcaGATGgcccggccaggtcttattttcagggaaacacggaaggCGAGGTGGAAGGGGCTGGCACAGAGGGCAGCAGTAGGGAGGTAGAGGATGGCGTGACCTTGCCCCTAGGATCTGAACAGATACAGGCTTGGGCTGCTGCCAGGGAATGTGGAGCTGGTGGAGCTGCACAAACAACTGAGTGACCAGGGGCCCAGCTGACCCTCTCCTGGCCCCTGTCTCACAACTTTCCCTCCCacctcacacacactcacacatgatTTCACTCCTATAGACCTCATactcacactctcacacacatgtTCACACGTGCACACTCTCAGTCACATGTAGGCATTGCGATCTCTGAACTGGTCTCTCTGGACGTCCTCTCACCCCCTCCTTTAAACGTTTGACCAGGACGCATCTATGGGCCCCACGCCCATCCCTGCCCACCTGCAAGTCCCTAGGACTCCTTGAGGCTCCAGTTCTGGGGTTTTCCTCCCACCTTGGACCCTCAGATCTCCCAGGGACTCTGATGGAGGGGATGCATGGGTGCTGGGGTTTCCCATGTGTCCAGCTCCCTGGGGCTTAACCGTTCTCCTTCCCTCCTCGCTCTCTGAGAGCAGCTGGCTTACAGGGACACAGGTAACAACCAGGGCTCACACTGACCTGCGTCCTCCTCAGGACACACacggcccccagccccagcccgaTGAGGAGGAAACCTACAGCCAGGGCCACGGGGAAGGCGACGTGTATCAGCTGAGCCTCCTGGCATGTGTTCACTGCTTGGGACAGTGTGTCTGGGAAGAAGGAATGGAGAGAGGTAGGGGAGTCCATGAGAGCCTTTGGGGTTCAGGGCATGGAGGGGCTCTGAAGTGGAGCAATCCaggaagcttcctggaggaggcaggctgGAGCTGGAAGGAACAACTACAGCAAGCGTAGAAGGAAGGTGCCCAGACAAGAGCAGGTAGAGCCGGCCTGGCCAGCCAGGCCCCCAGGGGTGGGTTCGCTCCCTACCTGTCACCACGACCAACATGCTGGAGTCACAGACATTCATGTGCTTGATGCCCTGGCATACATAGATGCCAGTATCTGCCAGCTGCAGGTGTTGTATGGTGATGGTCAGGTTCTGCGGCGACTCCAAGAAGGTGATGCGGCCCCAGAACCGGTTGTCCACGGTGGGTTCCATCTCATCCTCATAGTAAATCACGTTGGCCTG contains the following coding sequences:
- the CD7 gene encoding T-cell antigen CD7, translated to MAPGLCLLPLLLGLAGALPGALATQDVCQFPYVISPKGGSINITCSFDPSHGGVYLKQNWGSNQANVIYYEDEMEPTVDNRFWGRITFLESPQNLTITIQHLQLADTGIYVCQGIKHMNVCDSSMLVVVTDTLSQAVNTCQEAQLIHVAFPVALAVGFLLIGLGLGAVCVLRRTQIKKLCCVKDKSSVSVVYEDMSCSRHNTMSTPNHYQ